Proteins encoded together in one Peribacillus asahii window:
- a CDS encoding MFS transporter, with product MSQLLKNRFVQAIFLSALFLQIGIWVRNFAILLFIMEKTNGNAFAVSMISVAEFAPIFIFSFIGGTFADRWRPKRTMVWCDILSAISVFAVVLTLVFGSWHIVFFATLISSILSQFSQPSGMKLFKMHLSPELLQSAMSIYQTIFAVFMVLGPVLGTMIFQQFGIVVSMVVTGIAFLLSAVMLLFIPADHKTEDEQKATTLLEDMKSGIRYVLAKKELKLLGICFMAAGLAIGLIQPLAVFLVTERLELAKENLQWLLMVNGIGMILGGAASVIFSKSLLPQKLLVIGMLANAIGMSVIGFSTDLTLTLVAEFVNGFFLPCIQVGINTMILQNTKSEFIGRVNGTLSPLFSGAMVLTMSTAGILKEMFSIIMIFEVAAILFIIGLLFILPIYNMQASENVEGMLSKE from the coding sequence ATGTCACAATTATTGAAAAATCGATTTGTTCAAGCGATTTTCCTATCCGCTTTGTTTCTTCAAATAGGCATTTGGGTGAGGAATTTTGCGATTTTGTTATTTATTATGGAAAAAACAAATGGAAATGCTTTTGCTGTTTCCATGATCTCTGTTGCTGAATTTGCTCCGATTTTTATTTTTTCTTTTATTGGCGGGACATTTGCTGATCGTTGGCGGCCAAAAAGAACGATGGTATGGTGTGATATATTAAGTGCTATTTCGGTTTTTGCGGTAGTTCTCACACTAGTGTTTGGTTCTTGGCATATTGTCTTTTTTGCTACATTGATTTCGTCGATTTTATCGCAGTTTTCTCAGCCGTCGGGGATGAAACTATTTAAGATGCATTTAAGCCCGGAATTGCTGCAGTCAGCGATGTCGATTTACCAAACGATTTTTGCTGTCTTTATGGTGCTTGGGCCTGTTCTTGGTACGATGATTTTCCAACAATTTGGAATCGTTGTGTCGATGGTTGTTACAGGAATAGCCTTTCTTCTTTCTGCAGTGATGCTTCTATTCATTCCAGCTGACCATAAAACAGAGGATGAACAAAAAGCTACAACGTTACTTGAAGATATGAAAAGCGGAATTCGTTATGTTCTTGCTAAAAAGGAATTGAAGCTACTTGGAATTTGTTTTATGGCTGCAGGACTTGCAATCGGACTTATTCAACCTTTAGCCGTTTTTCTTGTAACAGAACGATTAGAGTTAGCAAAAGAAAATTTACAATGGCTGTTAATGGTGAATGGAATTGGAATGATATTGGGGGGAGCGGCTTCTGTTATATTCTCTAAATCTCTTCTTCCGCAAAAGCTTTTAGTAATCGGGATGCTAGCCAATGCAATTGGGATGAGTGTGATTGGCTTTTCAACAGACCTTACATTAACTCTTGTCGCTGAATTTGTGAACGGATTTTTCCTCCCATGTATTCAAGTCGGCATTAATACGATGATTTTACAAAACACAAAATCAGAATTTATTGGAAGAGTGAACGGTACGTTAAGTCCGCTTTTCTCTGGAGCGATGGTGTTAACAATGAGTACTGCTGGTATTTTAAAAGAAATGTTTTCAATTATTATGATCTTTGAAGTAGCAGCGATTCTATTTATTATCGGGCTTTTGTTTATTCTACCAATCTATAACATGCAAGCATCAGAGAATGTTGAAGGAATGTTATCAAAAGAGTAA
- the bluB gene encoding 5,6-dimethylbenzimidazole synthase, whose protein sequence is MNKLSEEEKSGVYKAIFNRRDIRTFLQTPIPDETLYKLLEAAHSGPSVGFMQPWNFIIIKDDETKKKLAAIVEKERRALAIHYEGTDRELTFLDLKIAGILEAPVTICVTCNPFSAGDHVLGRNSIPETDLMSTSCAIQNMWLAAYAEGLAMGWVSFYKKADVRTILNIPYHVDPIALLSVGYTENYPDRPLLEIYNWEKRQQLDGLIFEGEWGGRSK, encoded by the coding sequence ATGAATAAGTTAAGTGAAGAAGAAAAAAGTGGAGTCTATAAAGCGATTTTTAATCGAAGAGATATTCGGACCTTTTTACAAACACCAATTCCGGATGAAACATTATATAAACTATTAGAAGCGGCTCACAGTGGCCCATCAGTTGGATTTATGCAGCCATGGAATTTTATCATTATTAAAGATGACGAAACAAAGAAAAAGCTAGCTGCGATCGTTGAAAAAGAACGACGCGCACTCGCCATTCATTATGAAGGAACGGACCGCGAGTTAACCTTTTTAGATTTGAAAATTGCCGGAATTCTTGAAGCACCTGTCACAATTTGTGTAACATGTAACCCATTCAGTGCCGGTGACCATGTACTAGGAAGAAACTCGATTCCAGAAACGGATTTAATGTCCACAAGCTGTGCCATCCAAAACATGTGGCTTGCTGCCTATGCAGAAGGACTAGCAATGGGCTGGGTGAGCTTTTATAAAAAAGCTGATGTCAGAACGATTTTGAATATTCCCTATCATGTGGACCCAATCGCCTTACTTTCCGTTGGTTATACGGAAAATTATCCAGATCGACCTTTGCTAGAGATCTACAATTGGGAAAAGCGGCAACAATTGGATGGATTGATTTTTGAGGGGGAGTGGGGAGGTCGCTCTAAATAA
- a CDS encoding 3-hydroxyacyl-CoA dehydrogenase, producing the protein MNIQDSIAIVTGGASGLGKATVQHIVENGGKAVILDLFEENGAQLAKQYGESVLFVKTDVTKEEDVQRAVDQAVQRFGQINTVVNCAGIAIAKKVLSRRGIHELEAFSKVISVNLIGTFNVIRLAAEKMAQNEANESGERGVIINTASVAAFEGQIGQVAYSASKGGVAGMTLPLAREFASNGIRVVSIAPGLFHTPMVDALPEEAMIALGKTVPFPSRLGYPEEYAKLAESIITNPMLNGETIRLDGAIRMQP; encoded by the coding sequence ATGAACATTCAAGATTCAATTGCCATTGTAACGGGTGGAGCTTCTGGTCTTGGGAAGGCGACGGTACAACATATTGTGGAAAATGGCGGAAAGGCCGTCATTCTTGATCTTTTTGAAGAGAATGGTGCGCAACTTGCTAAGCAGTATGGTGAGTCCGTTTTGTTTGTGAAAACCGATGTAACGAAGGAAGAGGACGTTCAAAGAGCTGTCGACCAAGCCGTTCAGCGATTTGGGCAGATTAATACTGTTGTCAATTGTGCGGGGATTGCTATTGCAAAAAAGGTTTTAAGTCGTCGAGGGATTCATGAATTGGAAGCGTTCTCAAAAGTGATTTCTGTTAATTTAATTGGCACGTTTAATGTGATTCGTTTGGCTGCAGAGAAAATGGCTCAAAATGAAGCAAATGAATCAGGAGAAAGAGGGGTTATTATTAACACCGCTTCAGTTGCTGCTTTTGAGGGCCAAATTGGACAAGTTGCATACAGTGCTTCAAAAGGTGGAGTCGCTGGGATGACGCTTCCGCTTGCCCGTGAATTTGCTTCAAATGGCATTCGTGTCGTATCGATTGCGCCAGGCTTATTCCACACACCGATGGTTGACGCGTTACCGGAAGAAGCGATGATTGCTTTAGGAAAAACGGTACCATTCCCATCTCGTCTTGGTTATCCAGAAGAATATGCGAAATTAGCAGAAAGCATTATAACGAATCCGATGCTGAATGGGGAAACGATTCGTTTAGATGGCGCGATTCGCATGCAGCCGTAG
- a CDS encoding acyl-CoA dehydrogenase family protein — protein MKHPYLTDDHVIFRQSLRKFLEKEAVPFYEQWEEDRIIPRSFWKKLGEQGFLAPDLPEEYGGSDVDWGFSVVVNEELERVGSSLIGVGLHNDIVVPYISAYGTRAQKSRWLPKCTTGECITAIAMTEPGAGSDLASIKTTAVLDGNHYIVNGQKTFITNGIHADLVIVACKTDPNAVPKHKGVSLLAIERDTPGFSRGRKLNKVGLHSQDTAELIFEDCRVPKENLIGVEGKGFTYLMEKLQQERLVVAICAQAASEDMLQETIEYVKSREAFGKSISKFQNTQFKIAEMATEIKMGRAFLDQLIAKHIAGEHVVTEVSMAKWKLTEMARNISTACMQLHGGYGYMEEYKIARRYRDIPVASIYAGTNEIMKTIIAKNLGL, from the coding sequence TTGAAGCATCCATATTTAACAGATGATCATGTTATTTTTCGACAATCATTGCGTAAGTTTTTAGAAAAAGAGGCTGTTCCTTTTTATGAACAATGGGAAGAAGATCGAATCATTCCACGTTCATTTTGGAAAAAGCTTGGGGAACAAGGATTTTTAGCTCCAGATTTACCAGAAGAGTATGGTGGTTCAGATGTGGATTGGGGCTTTTCTGTTGTGGTCAATGAAGAGCTTGAACGAGTTGGTTCGAGTTTAATTGGCGTAGGTTTGCATAACGATATCGTCGTTCCGTATATTTCTGCTTATGGAACTAGAGCACAAAAATCGCGTTGGCTGCCAAAATGTACGACAGGAGAATGTATTACTGCGATTGCGATGACGGAACCGGGAGCAGGATCGGATCTTGCTAGTATTAAAACAACAGCTGTCTTAGATGGCAATCATTATATTGTGAACGGGCAAAAAACATTTATTACAAATGGAATTCATGCAGATTTAGTGATTGTCGCTTGTAAAACCGATCCAAACGCAGTTCCTAAGCATAAAGGGGTTAGCTTATTAGCGATTGAAAGGGATACGCCAGGTTTTTCAAGAGGCAGAAAATTAAACAAAGTTGGTCTACATAGTCAAGATACAGCAGAGTTGATCTTCGAAGATTGTCGTGTGCCAAAAGAAAATTTAATTGGTGTAGAAGGCAAAGGTTTTACTTATTTAATGGAGAAATTGCAACAAGAGCGGCTTGTTGTTGCAATTTGTGCGCAAGCAGCATCAGAGGATATGCTTCAAGAGACGATTGAATATGTGAAAAGTCGCGAAGCGTTTGGAAAGTCCATTAGCAAGTTTCAAAATACCCAATTTAAAATTGCTGAAATGGCAACAGAAATTAAAATGGGAAGAGCCTTTCTCGACCAATTAATCGCAAAGCATATCGCTGGTGAACATGTAGTAACCGAGGTATCTATGGCTAAATGGAAATTAACAGAGATGGCTCGAAACATTTCAACTGCCTGTATGCAGCTTCACGGTGGATATGGATATATGGAAGAATACAAGATTGCTAGACGCTATCGAGATATTCCTGTAGCCAGTATCTATGCCGGTACAAATGAAATTATGAAAACAATCATTGCCAAAAATCTAGGGTTGTAA
- a CDS encoding thiolase family protein codes for MREVVIVEGVRTPVGRRNGVFRDIRPDDLAAEVLKKLVEKTGIDAAIIDDVILGCVSQAGEQAGDIARVASLIAGYPIEVPGVTLDRQCGSSQQAVHFAAQAILAGDMDVIVAGGVENMSRVPIGSNYQGTKTSQKYLDKYEVIHQGLSAERIAEKWGITREECDQLSVESHERALRAQREGYFEREIIPIVGSDKEGNLTEVREDSGPRPGTTLEVLAGLKTVFKEDGVIHAGNSSQISDGAAALLLMERKKAEELGLKPRFKVHTRVVVGSDPTLMLTGPIPATQKVLEKSGLSIDDIDVFEVNEAFAPVVLAWLKETGADPKKVNPNGGAIALGHPLGGSGARLMVTLMHELERTGGRYGLQTMCEGHGMANATIIERLD; via the coding sequence ATGCGCGAAGTGGTCATTGTTGAAGGAGTACGTACACCAGTTGGAAGAAGAAATGGGGTTTTTAGAGATATTCGTCCAGATGATTTAGCTGCAGAAGTGTTGAAGAAGTTAGTGGAGAAGACAGGCATTGATGCAGCGATAATCGATGATGTCATTCTCGGTTGTGTCTCACAAGCAGGAGAGCAAGCGGGTGATATTGCGCGCGTTGCTTCGTTAATTGCGGGATATCCGATTGAAGTTCCAGGTGTAACGCTGGACCGCCAATGTGGATCTAGTCAACAAGCTGTTCACTTTGCCGCTCAAGCGATTCTTGCCGGCGATATGGATGTAATAGTTGCAGGCGGAGTAGAAAATATGTCGCGCGTACCAATCGGTTCGAACTACCAAGGTACTAAAACAAGTCAAAAATATTTAGACAAGTATGAAGTGATTCATCAAGGGCTTTCTGCGGAGCGGATTGCTGAGAAATGGGGAATCACTCGTGAAGAATGTGACCAATTATCTGTAGAAAGTCATGAGCGCGCTCTTCGTGCACAACGTGAAGGATATTTTGAACGAGAAATCATCCCGATTGTTGGAAGTGATAAAGAAGGAAATCTAACCGAAGTGAGGGAAGATTCCGGTCCACGACCAGGAACGACGCTTGAAGTGTTAGCCGGGTTAAAAACGGTGTTTAAAGAAGATGGTGTTATTCATGCGGGAAATTCAAGCCAAATTAGTGATGGTGCAGCTGCGTTACTTTTAATGGAACGAAAGAAAGCAGAGGAGCTTGGCCTAAAGCCTCGTTTTAAAGTACACACTCGCGTTGTTGTTGGTTCAGATCCAACCCTGATGTTAACGGGTCCGATTCCAGCAACTCAGAAAGTATTAGAGAAATCAGGACTTTCCATAGACGATATCGATGTGTTTGAAGTGAATGAAGCATTTGCGCCCGTTGTGTTAGCTTGGTTAAAAGAAACAGGAGCTGATCCGAAAAAAGTGAATCCAAATGGTGGGGCGATTGCGCTCGGTCATCCGCTTGGAGGCAGCGGTGCTCGTTTAATGGTGACGCTTATGCATGAACTAGAACGTACAGGTGGAAGATATGGGCTGCAAACAATGTGTGAAGGCCACGGTATGGCAAATGCAACGATTATTGAAAGACTAGATTGA
- a CDS encoding fatty acid--CoA ligase yields the protein MSKTISEIFEKTVNTFPNKEALYDVRRNRRFTFKEWNNQVDALARALKKEGVKKGDRVSTYLYNNEELATAFFACAKIGAVFNPINFRLMAEEVACILQDAEPKVVLFEQSLESVVSALEERFPTIAFWYIDEDTPSYAANYHEKLSSAPNLVLDETVTEDDWYAIMYTSGTTGRSKGVVHLHKEMVIQSDILSKAQKLDSDDVGLITAPMFHCAELHCAFLPRIRAGAKNVILHQFKPNTVLELVEKEKISKLFAAPTMWNMLLQEELSKYDLRSLKIGLYGAAPMAPTLVLACQEKLGIQLVQAYGMTEMGPAITLLLEDDQVRKAGAAGQVCSEHELIIVRPNEDGPSDPDDRLPPGETGEILVKGPCMMKAYFQREEATEKALYKGWYHSGDIGYLDEEGFLYVKDRVDDMIISGGENVYPREVEDTLYEHSDVLDCAVIGLPDEHYGETVVAFVVAKNSSLTDSELENWCKNSDTLANYKRPRKYIFCNALPRNASGKIQKFVLRKQLDELFAE from the coding sequence ATGTCCAAAACGATTAGCGAGATTTTCGAAAAGACAGTAAACACATTCCCTAACAAAGAAGCACTATACGATGTCAGAAGAAATAGACGCTTCACCTTCAAAGAATGGAACAATCAAGTAGATGCCTTGGCCAGAGCTTTAAAGAAGGAAGGAGTTAAAAAGGGAGATCGGGTGTCAACGTATCTTTATAATAATGAAGAGTTAGCAACCGCTTTCTTTGCTTGTGCTAAAATTGGAGCGGTATTTAATCCAATTAATTTTCGTCTAATGGCTGAGGAAGTTGCTTGCATTCTACAAGATGCCGAGCCAAAAGTAGTCTTATTTGAACAATCGTTAGAATCGGTTGTTTCTGCATTAGAAGAGCGTTTTCCAACAATAGCATTTTGGTATATTGACGAAGATACTCCATCTTATGCAGCCAATTATCATGAAAAATTATCATCAGCCCCTAATCTAGTGCTAGATGAAACAGTAACAGAAGACGATTGGTATGCGATTATGTATACGAGTGGAACGACCGGAAGGTCAAAAGGAGTTGTTCATCTTCATAAAGAGATGGTTATCCAAAGCGATATTTTATCAAAGGCACAAAAGTTAGACAGTGATGATGTAGGCTTAATTACAGCTCCAATGTTTCATTGTGCTGAGCTGCATTGTGCTTTTTTGCCGAGAATTCGGGCCGGCGCTAAAAATGTCATTTTACATCAATTTAAGCCAAACACGGTATTAGAACTGGTTGAAAAAGAAAAAATTTCAAAGCTTTTTGCCGCTCCAACGATGTGGAATATGCTGCTGCAGGAAGAGTTATCAAAGTATGATTTACGCAGCTTAAAAATAGGTTTATATGGTGCAGCTCCGATGGCACCAACGCTTGTACTCGCTTGCCAAGAAAAGTTAGGTATCCAGCTTGTTCAAGCATATGGAATGACCGAAATGGGACCGGCCATTACATTGCTGCTCGAAGATGACCAAGTAAGAAAGGCGGGGGCAGCAGGTCAAGTCTGTTCTGAGCATGAACTGATTATTGTGCGTCCAAATGAAGATGGTCCTTCGGATCCTGATGACCGACTCCCTCCAGGAGAAACCGGCGAAATTCTAGTGAAGGGTCCTTGTATGATGAAGGCATATTTTCAACGAGAAGAAGCAACCGAAAAAGCGCTTTATAAAGGGTGGTATCATTCCGGTGATATTGGCTATTTAGATGAAGAAGGTTTCTTATATGTCAAAGACCGCGTGGACGATATGATTATTTCAGGCGGCGAAAATGTTTATCCGCGTGAAGTAGAAGATACACTATATGAACATAGCGATGTCCTTGATTGTGCGGTCATTGGACTACCTGATGAGCACTATGGAGAAACGGTTGTGGCCTTTGTTGTGGCTAAAAATTCATCTTTAACCGATAGTGAATTAGAAAATTGGTGTAAAAATAGCGATACGTTAGCTAATTATAAGCGACCACGCAAATATATTTTCTGTAATGCTCTACCGCGTAATGCGAGTGGGAAAATTCAAAAGTTTGTGTTGCGGAAGCAATTAGATGAACTGTTTGCTGAATAA
- a CDS encoding thiamine pyrophosphate-dependent enzyme, which yields MKRLSGGEAVVRVMVKEGTKKAFCVPGESYLGVINALYDHSDIQLIAARHEGGASFMAEAYAKTSGDVGVCMATRGPGASNLAIGLHTAMQDSTPLVALIGQVERPFKEKEAFQEVNFSGMFSHLCKWAVEIDRVERIPELLHRAFHIARSGRPGPVVVSLPHDMLEDTTEFVEQKPYYVGAPSPDEKSVDEALKEIAQAKRPVLIAGGGVTSSKSTSLLIKFAEAMHIPVVTAFRRFSAFPNTHPCYAGWLGFGTPSSLLNYIKNADLVIALGTRFSQVTTQDYSLLADDARLIHIDISPDTIGKVYAPTLPIVTDVKQFLIKALERIPDMSDVERKKLITELHKRYREFSSIKADYSLDYVDLDGMMYDLVNKLPKDAIITSDAGNFFGWLSRYYRFEQENSYIGPTSGAMGYGLPAAIGAKVARPEKTVVSFSGDGGFMMTMQELETAVREKIPVISIVVNNNMYGTIRAHQEKHFPNRVIATELTNPNFAELARLFGAHGERVGKNEDFIPALERALFSGSPAVIEVMTNPAILSVSQPKEIAERL from the coding sequence TTGAAGAGATTATCAGGGGGAGAAGCAGTCGTTCGCGTGATGGTAAAAGAGGGGACAAAGAAAGCTTTTTGTGTTCCTGGAGAGAGCTATTTAGGTGTAATCAACGCATTATATGATCATTCTGATATTCAACTTATTGCTGCACGTCATGAAGGAGGAGCATCCTTTATGGCTGAGGCATATGCCAAAACGTCAGGTGATGTAGGCGTTTGTATGGCTACAAGAGGACCGGGAGCTTCCAACTTGGCTATTGGACTCCATACAGCGATGCAGGACTCTACGCCTTTAGTTGCCCTGATTGGTCAAGTTGAACGTCCTTTTAAAGAGAAAGAGGCATTTCAGGAAGTGAATTTTTCAGGGATGTTTAGCCATTTATGTAAGTGGGCTGTAGAAATTGATCGAGTCGAGCGAATTCCAGAGCTATTACACCGTGCTTTTCATATTGCTCGTTCAGGGCGGCCAGGGCCTGTTGTCGTTTCTTTACCTCACGATATGTTGGAGGATACAACTGAATTCGTCGAACAAAAACCTTATTATGTAGGAGCACCAAGTCCAGATGAGAAGTCTGTTGACGAAGCACTCAAAGAAATCGCACAAGCAAAGCGACCGGTGCTTATTGCTGGTGGCGGGGTTACAAGCTCGAAATCTACTTCATTGTTAATAAAGTTTGCTGAAGCGATGCATATTCCGGTTGTAACAGCTTTTAGACGCTTTTCTGCTTTTCCTAATACTCATCCATGCTACGCTGGTTGGCTTGGATTCGGTACTCCTTCAAGCTTATTGAACTATATAAAAAATGCCGATTTAGTGATTGCGCTTGGAACGCGCTTCTCTCAAGTAACAACACAGGATTATAGCTTGTTGGCAGATGATGCAAGACTTATTCATATTGATATTTCTCCTGATACAATCGGAAAAGTATATGCTCCAACGCTCCCGATTGTAACGGATGTGAAGCAATTTTTAATAAAAGCACTTGAAAGAATTCCGGACATGAGCGATGTGGAAAGAAAAAAACTGATAACAGAACTTCATAAACGATACAGGGAGTTTTCTTCTATAAAAGCTGATTATTCCCTAGATTATGTAGACTTGGATGGCATGATGTACGATTTGGTTAATAAACTTCCGAAGGATGCTATTATAACAAGTGATGCCGGGAACTTTTTTGGCTGGCTATCTCGTTATTATCGCTTTGAACAGGAGAATTCTTATATAGGGCCTACATCCGGAGCGATGGGATATGGTCTGCCTGCTGCAATCGGTGCTAAAGTAGCGCGACCAGAAAAAACAGTTGTTTCTTTCTCCGGAGATGGGGGCTTTATGATGACAATGCAAGAACTTGAAACAGCTGTTCGAGAGAAGATTCCGGTCATTTCAATCGTTGTAAACAATAACATGTACGGAACCATTCGTGCCCATCAAGAGAAGCATTTTCCTAATCGTGTAATTGCTACAGAATTAACGAATCCTAATTTTGCTGAATTAGCGAGATTATTTGGGGCACATGGGGAACGAGTGGGGAAAAATGAGGATTTCATACCTGCATTGGAAAGAGCGCTGTTTAGTGGTAGTCCTGCTGTAATTGAAGTAATGACAAATCCTGCAATTCTATCAGTGAGTCAGCCAAAGGAAATAGCTGAAAGATTATAA
- a CDS encoding fumarylacetoacetate hydrolase family protein: MKFITARKNGQAFVGVLDASEALVLPLTKKENGFAFPQSMIECIELGDEFVKQAERVLQQASQSDFLELDAVELLAPIPRPRKNIFCVGKNYREHVIEMGSKDDIPEHVMVFTKAPTTVIASGAPILSHQEVTEQLDYEGELAVIIGKEGKAITKEEALDYIFGYTILNDVTARDLQSRHKQFFIGKSLDTTCPLGPCIVHKSVITDPSALQIETKVNGEVRQSSEKEKMIFSISEIISVLSQGMTLEPGDIIATGTPSGVGKGFNPPRFLRAGDEIEITIDQIGVLKNTVSN; encoded by the coding sequence ATGAAGTTTATAACAGCTCGAAAAAATGGACAAGCTTTTGTAGGTGTTTTAGATGCTTCAGAAGCATTGGTGTTACCATTGACAAAGAAAGAAAATGGATTTGCTTTTCCTCAAAGCATGATTGAATGTATTGAATTAGGAGATGAATTTGTCAAGCAAGCAGAGAGAGTATTACAACAAGCGAGTCAATCTGATTTTCTTGAGCTTGATGCAGTTGAGCTGTTAGCTCCCATCCCTCGTCCTCGAAAAAACATCTTTTGTGTCGGAAAAAATTATCGAGAACATGTAATTGAAATGGGAAGTAAGGATGATATTCCTGAACATGTGATGGTGTTTACAAAAGCGCCAACTACTGTAATTGCTTCTGGAGCACCGATTTTATCTCATCAAGAAGTAACCGAACAGCTTGATTACGAAGGAGAGCTAGCCGTTATTATTGGCAAAGAAGGGAAAGCGATTACGAAAGAAGAAGCGTTAGATTATATATTTGGTTATACAATCTTAAATGATGTCACAGCGCGAGATTTGCAGTCGCGTCATAAACAATTTTTTATCGGAAAAAGTTTGGATACTACTTGCCCTTTAGGTCCATGCATTGTTCACAAATCAGTCATTACAGATCCGAGTGCTTTGCAGATTGAAACAAAAGTAAATGGAGAAGTTCGGCAATCTTCGGAAAAAGAAAAAATGATTTTTTCGATTTCTGAGATTATTTCTGTGCTATCACAAGGAATGACCCTTGAACCGGGAGATATTATCGCAACAGGCACACCATCAGGGGTAGGAAAAGGATTCAATCCACCGCGCTTTTTACGAGCCGGCGATGAAATTGAAATTACCATTGATCAAATTGGTGTCTTAAAGAACACGGTTAGCAATTAA
- a CDS encoding phosphodiester glycosidase family protein, with amino-acid sequence MNKVITPIIVRSLLYITIFLFISVPSSTFAQSTNQNELPLGISGLPETRFVQQLTSGVTYTSIKRGIPSFEEYYSVDMGFFSDLKKAKVTKQTLKKYGFDSFILPIYNERYNDLYKDVLGYVIKSGKFKTQSEAIQCKKELVEKGFSNVKVSYSGWERRNITGPWSIHIIEIGRNLIHHMTASLALNTVQGRETVSSIAKRMNSLVTINGGYFIMHKHAGTPGDLIGISVVGGELNSEAINNRSAFVLGGKYTAIAPVSTSLYIQSSKGAVRTIDGLNRMIGKIRGCGGRFDQQLRHNITCTNHNELVQYRPIYGTRTPAGKGTEVVLDSKGTVIKIRNSRGQAIPAKGSIIAGIGEAAEWLKKHAVIGEKLMISTKVMSNQIPISLTKETHIVNGGPLLLKNQQYMITAKKEGFAHSDKFFYKFGIKRNPRTLVGIKPNGNILLVVVDGRNEQVSVGLSFGESAMLMKALGAQDALNLDGGGSTTMAINGKVVNHPSDAAGERAVGDALSLVVSE; translated from the coding sequence ATGAATAAGGTCATAACTCCAATTATTGTACGTTCACTCCTTTATATCACCATCTTTCTATTTATATCCGTACCTTCTAGTACTTTTGCTCAATCAACTAACCAAAATGAACTTCCTTTAGGCATTTCTGGACTTCCTGAAACTCGCTTTGTTCAACAACTAACATCAGGAGTCACTTATACTTCTATAAAAAGAGGGATACCGTCATTTGAAGAGTACTATTCCGTAGATATGGGATTTTTTTCAGATTTAAAAAAAGCAAAAGTAACGAAACAAACGTTAAAAAAATACGGGTTCGATTCGTTTATACTGCCGATTTATAACGAACGATATAATGATTTATATAAAGATGTGCTAGGCTATGTCATTAAATCGGGGAAATTTAAGACACAATCCGAAGCTATTCAGTGTAAAAAAGAATTAGTTGAAAAGGGATTTTCAAACGTAAAAGTCTCATATAGTGGATGGGAAAGAAGAAATATAACAGGCCCCTGGTCTATCCATATTATTGAAATCGGCCGAAACCTTATCCATCACATGACTGCATCTTTAGCATTAAACACAGTACAAGGTAGAGAAACAGTCTCAAGTATCGCTAAGCGGATGAATTCACTTGTAACCATTAACGGTGGATATTTCATTATGCACAAACATGCTGGAACTCCTGGAGATTTAATAGGTATTTCTGTTGTTGGTGGAGAGCTAAATAGTGAAGCCATTAATAACCGTTCTGCCTTTGTACTAGGCGGAAAATATACAGCCATTGCCCCAGTGTCTACTTCTTTATACATTCAATCTTCAAAAGGTGCTGTAAGAACTATAGATGGTCTGAATCGTATGATTGGAAAAATAAGAGGGTGCGGAGGGCGTTTTGATCAACAACTTAGGCATAATATTACTTGTACCAATCATAATGAATTAGTTCAGTATCGGCCTATTTATGGAACGAGAACCCCTGCTGGTAAAGGAACAGAAGTAGTATTAGACAGCAAAGGGACGGTTATTAAAATAAGAAATTCTCGTGGACAGGCTATTCCCGCTAAAGGGTCTATTATTGCTGGAATAGGCGAAGCAGCAGAGTGGTTAAAGAAGCACGCTGTAATTGGGGAAAAACTTATGATTTCAACAAAAGTGATGAGTAATCAAATTCCGATTTCCCTTACTAAAGAAACCCACATTGTAAATGGGGGTCCGCTTTTATTGAAAAATCAGCAGTATATGATTACAGCCAAAAAAGAAGGATTTGCGCATAGTGATAAGTTTTTTTATAAATTTGGTATTAAGCGAAATCCACGTACGTTAGTGGGCATTAAACCGAATGGGAATATCCTGCTTGTTGTAGTAGACGGTCGAAATGAGCAAGTTAGTGTAGGACTTAGTTTTGGAGAAAGTGCGATGTTAATGAAAGCATTAGGCGCACAAGATGCTCTAAATTTAGATGGCGGAGGTTCTACAACGATGGCGATTAACGGAAAAGTAGTAAACCATCCATCCGATGCAGCAGGAGAGAGGGCTGTTGGCGATGCGCTTTCGTTGGTTGTGAGTGAGTAA